A genome region from Akkermansiaceae bacterium includes the following:
- a CDS encoding DUF58 domain-containing protein: MSQHLPDLNYLTPEILQKLGDLELIAREAVEGLRAGAHRSPLKGFSTEFAHHRQYAPGDPIRDLDWRVFGRTERYYTKLYEAETNFDCHILMDASSSMTYASGKVSKLEYSKYLAAALAYMVLTQRDSVGLSVFDSEMRAYLPPRSAMSIILQIEKTLREIVPQPKTSIGKQLNDIAMQIKRRSFVILISDLLADPGDVMRGLQRLRFGGHNVIVFHTLDSYELNFPFKGIWKFDGLEGEEEVTTQPERIRKDYMANLEKFLGDIKTGCVSSGVDHCLVDTSLPLDRVLSEFFENRSLSSMGPAVGARP, encoded by the coding sequence ATGTCCCAGCACCTTCCCGATCTCAACTACCTGACTCCGGAGATTCTCCAGAAGCTCGGTGACCTGGAGTTGATCGCCCGCGAAGCCGTCGAAGGCCTGCGGGCGGGCGCGCACCGCAGCCCGCTCAAGGGCTTCAGCACCGAGTTCGCCCATCACCGGCAATATGCGCCTGGCGATCCGATCCGCGATCTCGACTGGCGGGTCTTCGGGAGGACGGAGCGTTATTACACCAAGCTCTACGAGGCGGAGACGAACTTCGACTGCCATATCCTGATGGATGCCAGCTCCTCGATGACCTACGCCTCCGGAAAAGTCAGCAAGCTGGAATACTCAAAATATCTCGCTGCGGCTCTCGCCTACATGGTGCTCACCCAGCGGGATTCGGTGGGGCTGAGTGTTTTCGATTCGGAAATGCGCGCCTATCTCCCGCCGCGATCCGCGATGAGCATCATTTTGCAGATCGAGAAAACCCTCAGGGAAATCGTTCCGCAACCCAAGACCAGCATCGGCAAGCAGCTCAACGACATCGCGATGCAGATCAAGCGCCGCTCGTTCGTGATCCTGATCTCGGATCTTCTTGCCGATCCCGGGGACGTCATGCGCGGACTCCAGCGCCTGCGCTTCGGCGGGCACAACGTGATCGTTTTCCACACGCTCGACTCCTACGAGCTGAACTTCCCTTTCAAGGGAATCTGGAAATTCGACGGCCTCGAAGGCGAGGAGGAGGTGACCACCCAGCCCGAGCGCATCCGCAAGGACTACATGGCAAACCTCGAAAAATTCCTCGGCGATATCAAAACCGGTTGCGTCAGCAGCGGAGTCGATCATTGCCTCGTCGATACCTCGCTGCCGCTCGACCGCGTGCTCAGCGAATTCTTTGAAAACCGCTCATTGTCATCGATGGGCCCAGCCGTGGGGGCAAGGCCATGA
- a CDS encoding class I SAM-dependent methyltransferase gives MLRKLLPGGSVKILGSVPEVSGGAFGMLCRFTPFRWMCGLIERIALPGIAAHYLARKAWIEREVRNALADGLRRVLVIGAGFDPLAARLSSEYPEVDFIELDHPATQKEKARSLFSGNNLHLLGVDLGHESPLGAFREAGPVAEPAMVVAEGLTMYLREERVIRLLRDAAILAGDGGRVLFSFMERRDDGSIGFQGQSAWVRRWLDACGESFLWGMELTRIGSFLAKCGLAPSEMAGAEILRRDVLKPNGLHALRLAQGEWLCLATPKRP, from the coding sequence ATGCTGCGCAAATTGCTGCCAGGCGGCTCCGTGAAAATCCTGGGCTCGGTGCCGGAGGTGTCAGGCGGTGCGTTTGGGATGCTGTGTCGTTTCACTCCATTCCGTTGGATGTGCGGGTTGATCGAACGGATCGCCCTGCCGGGGATCGCAGCCCATTACCTTGCCCGCAAGGCCTGGATCGAGCGGGAAGTCCGTAATGCGCTGGCAGATGGCCTTCGCCGTGTGTTGGTCATCGGTGCGGGATTTGATCCGCTCGCGGCGCGGCTATCATCCGAGTATCCGGAGGTGGATTTCATCGAACTCGATCATCCTGCGACGCAGAAGGAAAAGGCGAGATCGCTTTTCTCTGGAAATAATCTGCATTTGCTCGGGGTGGATCTGGGGCACGAATCGCCCTTGGGCGCTTTCAGGGAAGCCGGCCCCGTTGCGGAACCGGCCATGGTGGTCGCAGAGGGATTGACGATGTATCTCCGGGAGGAACGCGTGATCCGCTTGCTCCGGGACGCCGCCATTCTCGCCGGCGACGGAGGTAGGGTTCTGTTTTCATTCATGGAGCGACGCGATGACGGATCCATCGGTTTCCAAGGACAAAGCGCATGGGTGAGGCGCTGGCTCGACGCTTGTGGGGAAAGCTTCCTGTGGGGGATGGAGCTTACCCGGATCGGTTCCTTTCTCGCCAAATGCGGACTCGCTCCATCCGAGATGGCTGGAGCCGAGATCCTGCGCCGGGATGTCCTGAAGCCGAACGGCCTGCATGCCCTCCGCCTCGCCCAAGGGGAATGGCTTTGCCTGGCAACACCCAAACGACCATGA
- a CDS encoding MoxR family ATPase, with amino-acid sequence MNDTTDDVQAVAKLGEARDEVVKELRKAIMGMEDVIDEMLIAIFAQGHCLLVGVPGLAKTLLVSTLAKTLSLSFKRIQFTPDLMPSDITGTELLQEDPETHQRRFKFQKGPVFTNLLLADEINRTPPKTQAALLEAMQEKRVSSGGEDYKLDAPFFVLATQNPIEQEGTYPLPEAQLDRFLFNILVKYPSLDEELQIMRSVTSANQPEINKVLDGATILEFQQLVRRIPVADHIFDYAAALVRATRPDEADAPEFVKKYMAWGAGPRASLNLILAGKSRAALRGRCHVSIDDIQAVCVPILRHRVIPNFAARSEGMTSDSLVARLLKDIPAGEKK; translated from the coding sequence ATGAACGATACAACTGACGACGTACAGGCCGTGGCGAAGCTCGGCGAAGCGAGGGACGAGGTGGTCAAGGAGCTGCGCAAGGCGATCATGGGCATGGAGGATGTCATCGATGAGATGCTCATCGCCATTTTCGCCCAGGGCCATTGCCTCTTGGTCGGGGTGCCCGGACTTGCGAAGACCCTTTTGGTTAGCACCCTGGCAAAGACACTCTCCCTTTCCTTCAAGCGGATCCAGTTCACGCCCGACCTGATGCCCTCCGACATCACCGGCACCGAGTTGCTCCAGGAAGACCCGGAAACCCACCAGCGCCGCTTCAAGTTCCAGAAAGGGCCGGTCTTCACCAACCTCCTGCTCGCCGACGAGATCAACCGCACCCCACCCAAAACCCAGGCAGCCCTGCTTGAGGCGATGCAGGAAAAACGCGTTTCCTCAGGCGGCGAGGACTACAAGCTCGACGCCCCGTTCTTCGTGCTGGCCACGCAGAACCCGATCGAGCAGGAAGGAACCTACCCGCTTCCGGAAGCGCAGCTCGACCGTTTCCTTTTCAACATCCTCGTGAAATACCCGAGCCTCGACGAGGAACTCCAGATCATGCGCAGCGTCACCAGCGCGAACCAGCCGGAGATCAACAAGGTGCTCGACGGTGCCACGATCCTCGAGTTCCAGCAGCTTGTACGCCGCATCCCGGTGGCCGACCATATCTTCGACTACGCCGCCGCCCTGGTCCGCGCAACCCGCCCCGACGAGGCCGACGCCCCGGAGTTCGTGAAGAAATACATGGCGTGGGGAGCAGGCCCGCGCGCCTCGCTGAACCTGATTCTCGCCGGGAAATCCCGCGCAGCCCTCCGCGGCCGCTGCCATGTTTCCATCGATGACATCCAGGCCGTCTGCGTGCCGATCCTCAGGCACCGCGTCATCCCGAACTTCGCCGCGCGCTCGGAAGGCATGACCTCGGACAGCCTCGTGGCCCGTCTCCTCAAGGATATCCCCGCCGGCGAAAAGAAGTAG
- a CDS encoding BatA domain-containing protein has product MSFFNPWVLLAGLGIALPILAHLLNQQKVRTTDWAAMRFLNKSIQVRSRELRLRDLLLLILRCLALLLLVFALARPVWKDSGFITGEPRSGVLIAIDASYSMAEGGEASTRFDRALRMVDAISEQIQPGDPVSVVLLGGEDKVLVRNMAFDRERFRAAMEKAGVAPAGLDFDRVPGLLKELAVDLKAPQAEVYFITDTQSRDWRTASASFQGALADLEREAQVFLVPVPGAAANLAVTDLDLVSGVLRKGTTARYQATVKNFGTEPVPGVEVQCRVEGVQIDSKIIPVIAPGASETVSLFVPFHNGGPTRITAEISGDLLPADNVRRVVAVVKDKVSVLCVDGSDGDAGRLVMAALLARAGGAQDEDYSVRSVPWLSLPSENLTEVDVIILADVPEITAEQVGQLSRHVRQGNGLVWFAGPNVKATAWNESSASGKNPLLPAKIGQLVDARNNIGAGSPLDPAMPDHTVCQPLRSLPEDLFSETQFFTRLEVEPSASSFAVLSLAGSGAPILLEHSLGRGHVFQFATSAQTAWNNMALTPVFPMLMQQIVTYLAGREFEQPRVVGDSLSLSYVQQPDANDAVYETPSGHTVTVPVSEHDNQFVAMLGSADEAGFYEAKVSVQAPGMPVAVNVDTRESEIASLTAGELRKNVDGLGLTIASSETELAAAIQEARIGSSSWRQFMIAGLVLLLAESLMADWLRKRKAARAKKPAIAPETPAPLSDV; this is encoded by the coding sequence ATGAGTTTCTTCAATCCATGGGTGCTGCTAGCCGGGCTGGGGATCGCGCTTCCCATCCTCGCCCATTTGCTCAACCAGCAGAAGGTCAGGACAACCGATTGGGCGGCGATGCGGTTCCTCAACAAAAGCATCCAGGTGCGCTCCCGCGAGCTGCGGCTCCGCGACCTGCTGCTCTTGATCCTTCGCTGCCTTGCCCTGCTTCTGCTGGTCTTCGCGCTGGCGAGGCCGGTCTGGAAAGACAGCGGCTTCATCACCGGCGAACCGCGCTCCGGCGTGCTAATCGCGATCGATGCCTCCTACAGCATGGCGGAAGGCGGCGAGGCATCCACCCGCTTTGACCGGGCGCTCAGAATGGTCGATGCAATCAGCGAACAAATCCAACCCGGCGATCCGGTTTCCGTGGTCTTGCTGGGTGGCGAAGACAAGGTCTTGGTGCGCAACATGGCCTTCGACCGCGAGCGTTTCCGGGCAGCCATGGAAAAGGCCGGGGTCGCACCCGCAGGGCTGGATTTCGACCGCGTCCCCGGGCTGCTGAAGGAGCTCGCGGTGGATCTCAAGGCTCCGCAGGCGGAGGTCTATTTCATCACCGACACGCAGTCCCGCGACTGGCGCACAGCCTCGGCCAGCTTCCAGGGTGCGCTCGCCGACCTGGAACGCGAGGCGCAGGTTTTCCTCGTCCCGGTTCCGGGTGCCGCGGCCAATCTCGCGGTCACCGATCTCGATCTCGTATCCGGCGTCCTGCGCAAGGGAACCACCGCCCGCTACCAGGCGACGGTGAAAAATTTCGGCACCGAGCCGGTGCCCGGCGTCGAGGTTCAGTGCCGGGTGGAGGGCGTGCAAATCGACAGCAAGATCATCCCGGTCATCGCTCCGGGCGCTTCCGAGACGGTTTCGCTGTTCGTCCCTTTCCACAATGGCGGCCCGACGCGGATCACTGCGGAAATCAGCGGCGATCTCCTGCCTGCCGACAACGTCCGGCGCGTGGTGGCCGTGGTGAAGGACAAGGTTTCCGTGCTCTGCGTCGATGGCTCCGATGGCGATGCCGGGCGTCTTGTCATGGCCGCCCTGCTGGCCCGTGCCGGCGGTGCGCAGGACGAGGATTACTCGGTGCGCTCCGTGCCGTGGCTTTCCCTGCCTTCCGAAAACCTGACGGAAGTGGATGTCATCATCCTGGCGGATGTCCCGGAAATCACCGCCGAGCAGGTCGGGCAGCTCAGCCGCCATGTCCGCCAGGGAAATGGCCTCGTCTGGTTCGCCGGGCCGAATGTGAAAGCCACCGCATGGAACGAGAGCTCCGCGAGCGGGAAGAACCCCTTGCTTCCCGCGAAAATCGGCCAGCTTGTCGATGCCCGGAACAATATCGGCGCGGGCAGCCCGCTGGATCCGGCGATGCCCGACCACACGGTTTGCCAACCGCTCCGCTCGCTTCCCGAAGACCTTTTCAGCGAAACACAATTCTTCACCCGGCTGGAGGTCGAGCCAAGCGCGTCGAGCTTTGCCGTACTGAGCCTGGCCGGCAGCGGCGCACCCATCCTCCTCGAGCATTCCCTCGGGCGCGGGCACGTTTTCCAGTTCGCGACTTCCGCGCAAACCGCCTGGAACAACATGGCGCTGACCCCGGTTTTCCCGATGCTCATGCAGCAGATCGTGACCTACCTCGCGGGCCGCGAGTTCGAGCAGCCCCGGGTTGTCGGGGATTCGCTTTCTCTCTCCTACGTCCAGCAACCCGATGCGAACGACGCGGTTTACGAAACCCCTTCGGGCCATACCGTGACCGTTCCGGTCAGCGAGCATGACAACCAGTTCGTGGCCATGCTCGGGAGTGCGGACGAGGCGGGCTTCTATGAGGCGAAGGTCAGCGTCCAGGCACCGGGCATGCCGGTGGCCGTGAACGTCGATACCCGCGAGTCTGAAATTGCCTCCCTGACCGCCGGGGAACTCCGGAAAAACGTCGATGGGCTCGGCCTGACCATCGCGTCCTCGGAAACGGAACTCGCCGCCGCGATCCAGGAGGCGCGCATAGGCAGCTCGTCATGGCGTCAGTTCATGATCGCGGGACTTGTCCTATTGCTGGCCGAAAGCCTGATGGCCGACTGGCTGCGCAAACGGAAAGCCGCCCGCGCCAAAAAACCGGCCATCGCGCCGGAAACCCCTGCCCCCCTTTCCGATGTTTGA
- a CDS encoding LysR family transcriptional regulator, with the protein MIASYQSMNIHHLELFYHVARFGGITTASRQMPYGIQQSTISSQILQLEDNLGKTLFQRRPFELTAEGRILFDAIEPFFGNLDGLAERIRGGGANHLRIACPEIVQRDYLPHLMERMRQRVPRFHFSLVSARIDEITRMLRSRQIDIGLASADETVATQWDCRVIFRLPCILLVKDDSPIKEASQILGQDRIDMPLIALPKNEPTCRIFQKELHRRRIDWYPAYELASLELVTRYVASGFGVGLALDVPGASLPSGVRALDLPGFPEILFGGFTNGPPNELARAFLDEAQQLADSMRGNSASKR; encoded by the coding sequence ATGATCGCATCGTATCAGTCGATGAACATCCACCACCTGGAACTCTTCTATCATGTCGCCCGTTTCGGTGGGATCACCACCGCTTCGCGGCAGATGCCCTACGGCATCCAGCAATCCACGATCAGTTCCCAGATCCTCCAGCTCGAGGACAACCTTGGGAAAACCCTCTTCCAAAGGCGCCCTTTCGAGCTCACCGCCGAGGGGCGCATCCTGTTTGATGCCATCGAGCCGTTTTTCGGCAATCTCGACGGACTTGCCGAGCGCATCCGGGGTGGAGGAGCCAATCACCTGCGGATCGCCTGCCCGGAAATCGTGCAGCGCGACTACCTCCCGCATTTGATGGAGCGCATGCGGCAGCGCGTTCCCCGTTTTCATTTCAGCCTGGTCTCGGCGCGAATCGACGAAATCACGCGAATGCTGCGCAGCCGGCAAATTGATATCGGTCTCGCATCGGCCGATGAAACGGTCGCCACCCAGTGGGATTGCCGCGTGATTTTCCGGCTTCCCTGTATCCTGCTGGTGAAAGACGACTCGCCGATCAAGGAGGCTTCGCAAATCCTCGGGCAGGATCGCATCGACATGCCGCTCATCGCACTCCCGAAAAACGAACCCACCTGCCGGATTTTCCAAAAGGAATTGCACCGGCGCCGCATCGACTGGTACCCGGCCTACGAACTTGCGAGCCTGGAACTTGTCACCCGCTATGTGGCCTCCGGTTTCGGAGTCGGCCTCGCTCTCGATGTCCCTGGTGCCAGCCTGCCCTCCGGCGTGCGTGCACTGGATTTACCGGGATTCCCGGAAATCCTCTTCGGCGGATTCACCAACGGCCCGCCCAACGAGCTCGCCAGGGCTTTTCTCGATGAGGCGCAGCAACTGGCGGATTCCATGCGTGGCAATTCCGCCTCCAAAAGATAG